Proteins co-encoded in one Lineus longissimus chromosome 11, tnLinLong1.2, whole genome shotgun sequence genomic window:
- the LOC135495564 gene encoding uncharacterized protein LOC135495564, whose product MASRVWNECSCTNARILDAQVIGYEVVKRRWPVRKDYEFIIDVSWSYGGRTTTRRMYDDFVDLKKRILDRFPEEARPATRVIPCLPARKWLTPNSKKLADQRLPDLDDYVKRLIQLPQRISESDMVLTFFEPDHDADDHTDESTILPAANKEWMEDKSTESEQGDSRVSKKRSIQTKKGLRRGSSGRKDGFINHVNDNDDDDDDDDDDDDNDDGREIHTNIPPNDATLEQDEVDKTSKKRSSKTKKGSGRNSSRKDGFKSYENEDDTDDVDDESDDDDVCKYLAPRDALTKRELKV is encoded by the exons ATGGCTTCCCGCGTTTGGAATGAATGTTCGTGCACAAATGCCAGGATTCTGGACGCTCAAGTCATCGGTTACGAAGTGGTCAAAAGGCGGTGGCCGGTTAGAAAAGACTACGAGTTCATCATAGATGTGTCTTGGTCATACGGAGGCAGGACCACCACAAGGAGGATGTATGATGACTTCGTTGACCTCAAGAAAAGAATTTTGGATAGATTTCCAGAAGAGGCTAGACCGGCGACCAGGGTTATCCCGTGCCTGCCAG CACGAAAATGGTTGACGCCGAATTCAAAGAAGCTTGCTGATCAACGCTTACCCGACCTTGATGATTACGTCAAGAGGCTCATCCAACTTCCACAAAGG ATATCAGAATCTGACATGGTGCTTACATTTTTCGAGCCCGACCACGACGCAGACGACCACACGGACGAGTCAACTATACTTCCCGCAGCCAACAAAGAATGGATGGAAGACAAGTCAACAGAATCGGAACAAGGCGACAGCAGAGTTTCCAAGAAGCGCTCAATTCAAACAAAGAAGGGTTTAAGGCGAGGGAGTAGTGGTAGAAAGGATGGGTTCATCAATCatgttaatgataatgatgatgatgatgatgatgatgatgatgatgatgataatgatgatggtcgaGAAATTCATACAAATATTCCGCCAAACGATGCGACATTGGAACAAGACGAAGTTGACAAAACTTCCAAAAAGCGTTCAAGCAAAACTAAGAAAGGTTCAGGGAGGAACAGCAGTCGAAAAGATGGGTTTAAGAGTTATGAAAATGAAGACGatactgatgatgttgatgatgaaagtgatgatgatgacgtttgTAAATATCTTGCACCCCGAGATGCGCTGACAAAACGGGAATTGAAGGTTTAG